ACTGGGGGTGAGAAaaccttttgtgctcaagggctacagtacagtggatttttaaaatggacaaaaggtcatttgtagatgaggtaaaaagAAATAGTtaatgtgtattaaaaaaatggtttgataattaaatatttaattataaaattgatttattgtattttcaataaatcatttaaccaattatctaattagaaaatgaatacaaacaaaataaaaacaaattttaaccAAGAAAATGATTAATTCCCGTTTCAAATTGTAttagtaatttatttaattataattatcaGAGCAATCCACTTTTTGCAGAACGTCATGTGACCAACGTGGAACacgggatagctgacttcctgtgtatgctatgtTAATTAGCATAACTAGGTTTGAAGACGATTATTTGAAGTCGAGCCTGCCAAGattttttctttatggctgatGTCTTCGGGcaaaatttaaatacatgtgcagtatatcatttatttatacaaataacaTATATGCAAACAGAACAAAGCGTAGACATCAGCGATTGTTatttttggtggctctgtggtgacatcttgtgttaaaaattCAACATTCGACATTCCTTGACGAGGCTTTCCCTCGTCAAGGAATGTcgaaaacaaaagattaactaTTTAAATTGAAGTTCTGCTGTCTTTATGATCCAGGTGGTGCACGCCCATTTTTATACGTCCCTTGATTCAAGCCAGTCTGTTTCAAGGTCCTGTATtgtaccaaaccaactttttccaaGTAtctgggatgtaatattggctatatggtgcctcagtaaacatgtgaaatatgaattaaatcaTCCACATATTCCTGAGCTTCATATGTTTTTTCTGCCaaaaggcctgaaatcaggtcattcaaatttctcaagcttatctatgtGACTAACAAAgatctccgctcccgagccagagctgtcaacataaacacgtgtgctctcacaaatgGGTCTTCTATAagaaggcaaccaatcagaggaaagggggcggtcttagtcaaatatggacaaagcggatacaaaactgggtcaaacagaagtagctgtcagaggggccttttctggacactcgcaTGACAAAaccatggtgtttttttttatttattaaattgatACTTTTCACTCTCGaggtctaaatagacaaaatatgggacctttaaagatCACATTTTCATCTCAACTAATAAGAAACATCCAGGCATTATTCTACTAAAGTGTCAAGGTTTCAGTCATACTTTTTCTAATGATTCACATTGATTTCTGGCCAAGAATATTTGGGCCAATTTGTGacataaaatccttaatccaggtgtgtcaaactaatttttgtcacgggccacatcgtagttatggtttttctttttgggccgttatggctgtgaacccaaatgaatgtatgatcgcctcatattattacatatacacaaattgatTGATAACTACttgtgaaatcagaagccagtaaaaactgtatTGTTCGACtacaatattatttattttacaaagaggATCGGTAagaaacaaaatgcttgcaatagctcaatatttttaaaagtgaagacaatttgcaatttagaTATTTTAGCATGAAACACGAAGTGGATGCACATGATTTAATTTCGCAGGccatataaaatgatgtggcgggccgaatcaggcccccgggccaccaatttgacacctgtgccttagTCCATATCTGATTCATACAAACTTGGGCTCATTGTTTTCATGTATCAACCCTCTATCTATTttaatatacatgtattttgattttttttgtaacgccTACAATGAGGACAAGGGAATTGGGAGTAACCTTACACtggtaaaaatatgttttgggaTTTTGGACCAACACGCTTTGCAGAAGAcgaaaagcttaaaaaaaaaaaaaaactcatgaaatgcaaattacaatttaatttcaatgtctATGCATTGCCTGTAATGGCAAAATCGACCTGCAGCGCACTGGTATATCTAATCTTCATATCTAGGATTAAGCAAcatcaatctttttttctttctttctaatccctaatatttattttcagagGTTGGAGTTTGTATAAATAGAGATTTCCACACGCATTTTTGGTGACGGTTGAACGCAGTTTTCGGACATTAAGcgacgttaagctttttttttttggcgttaAACGTTTGCGACTATGcccatttggaaaaaaaaaaaacataagcaaAATACATTCACGAATCCTAACTTCCTAAAATAAGAAAACGGTTGAAAGGAAATGGCAGTTTCCCCTTAATACTTCCCACTCGATGTGCaggtcaaataaaattaaaattaaaattaaaaaacagaaacaactcACCAAACGGGAGAAAACCTCTCATTACACAAACAGAACTAGCTCACTAGCGAAAGATACACGAAATCCAGTGCACACAAGTTAAGGCccatttggggggggaaatccagCACCCCGAAATTGAATCCCAGCAACCCTgacatttgaattgttttttttcttacttttttaaaactgtaCTACATTTTCAAACAAGCTAGAAAAGTGTAAAACCATGCACTATTTGGATGAAACgccatctttaaaaaataacaagacAAGCCACCCCTCTCTTCTCTCCAAAATGGTTTGCTCTACCCATGCCCCCAACTTCTCCCCGACTGCAATTTACAACTTCAACTATGCCCAAAAGGAGTAGTagacagtggggaaaaaagctttttttggaCGCTTACCCATTACCAACTCATACAAGACGGTTTGGTAGCAgctgttacaaaaataaatatgtatgtactgtacctcAAAGAGTCTCTGAATcttaaaaatgtcatcaaaactAACCAACAACTTAGCTAAAGACAGaagcatacatacatgcatcaTGTACTTTGCAAAATAGTCATCCCCCAATTATTACTGCAGTCAACAGGTGGCGCACTTTGACTCCATCACAAAGGTGGCGAAGAAACGCAAGGGGTCAAACCACCGAAGAAGAGTTGTCATCAGCGCCATAGACATATatgaccactagagggagcctcgGCTTGATGAAACATATCCCACacgaaatcatttcatttaTAATCTCGCAAATTCGCAACTTTTATTTATAGTGTTGCTGCATGTAAAACAATTATGGGAGCAAAATGTATTCCACATCATCACTGAGTTTGAACTTGTAACACAAAAGTGGAAGTGGTATTATTTTCAGAGGAcctttatcctttgtgtaaaAGAAAggatatatttatttcatttcattttccgtaacgcttatcctcactagtagtaatcatcatcatcatccattgacaaaagaaaaaatcctAAAAACAGATTAATTCAGAATACTAATTAGTAATACCCATgtcttcaaaaaatatttaatgaaattaacaaaaaaataataacaaaatgacAGCTCTCTGTGCTTGTTATTAGACCACAGGAGGGGGAAAATAATATCATAAAAGACACATTGTACAAAAATGTAtcatcacaaaaacataatttcatcaatgtaataacaaaaaatacatgaaatatttgaATGCTACTTTGTGCTTGTTATGGTTGGCCCATATTAACAAAAGGTGAGATCTAAAAATGAACtgaagtaaagaaaaaaaactgagtaaaataaaatgaaataaaataaaatatttgaacagCTCTTTGTGCTTGTTATGATTAGCCCTTATAGCAGAAAAGGTTAAATCATAAAAAGAAATACTATAAGTAATAAATGATTATGATAAtaacaatactgatttaaaaacatccatccagccattatctgagccgcttatcctcacaagggtcgcgggcgtgctggagcctatcccagctatcttcgggcgagaggcggggtagaccctgaactggttgccagccaatcacactcacattcacacctaggggcaatttagagtcttcaattaacctaccatgcatgttttcgggatgtgggaggaaaccggagtgcccggagaaaacccacgcaggcacgggcagaacatgcaaactccacacaggcggggccgggattgaaccccggtccgcagaactgtgaggcagacgctctaaccagatgGTCACTGTGCCAccctgattaaaaacaaattcatgtaaaacaaaaaatatatactgtacatatattagAATGCCACTTTATGCTTGTTATGGTTAGCCCATGCAGCAACAGTCAAggttgtcatcattatattaagttctaaaaacaataaaaacaattaaatagctctgtttttgttcagtgcataagtaaaagtcttaaaaagaaatattctaaaaaaaaaaaaaaaaacaacaaccagcaTCAAGTCAATTAATTCATCATTTAATGGCTACACACAGTGTAACATGAGTAATTATAATCACCCAGCAGGGTTGCCATTTAATAGTTTTAACTCACTGCAACATGCTGCTATTAGACATTTAAGTGGAGTGacgattatatatatatatatatatatatatatatatatatatatatatttggattACATTGCAAAAGTAGTCAGCCCAGTTTTGATTCAACATAGtgtgtttattatgttttgGTTACCATGCTATGCTTCATAGGAAGGGTCGACTATAAAACATTTCGATATCGTACaatgtacaccactgcaaactagaaTCAAAATAATATGTTGGAGGGGACttgaattttacttttaaaagaaACTTGTATGTAAATACATTAGTCGGGTCCGTGTGTctatttcccaaaatgttgCCGTGAGAGAGCCGTTCGGAATGTTGCCAGTTACGTCACAATGAAAGGGTTAAATTAGCCCGAGGCGGCTCTACACAGGCTCAACTCCTTTGCAGTCTGCATGCGGAGTGTGAACATCTCCTGCTCTGGAGGGAATCTGCAAAAGTCTCTAATAACACCACAAGAAGTTGCTACTAGCCACTTTTCTGTCCTCTTTAGAGGGGATGGAAAAGTCACTTCGTTGCCAACACTGCACAggacttgcatgagacagaaccaCCCACCGAAATGGACTGATTTCAACCTGAGGTTGACAAGTAGGTATTACATGTggtgtaattctttatcctttttGAATTTTGGTGAAACAAAGTCAGAGTGCTTTAATAAGGACCCCTGATGACTTTTAAATGGTTGGGGAAAATGCCTTATGTCTCCTTTAATAGTAGTCTTTGTACTGTAATTGAGCTCAAGTACTGGATTTCAATGACGCAATTGTGGCCTGCTGCAACTTTGAGCTCACTGACACAACTGCAGCTTGTAATTAGGTTTCACAATGACGTCTGCCATAATCATAGACAATTTTAAGGGTATTTTCAGGGAAAGcgttagaattattattttttttataattatcaTTGTGTGCAAATAGCTATTAATATTCATGTGGCACCAATGGAAATATGTTGTTGCAATGAATTGAAATATATAATATGCttgtaataaaatacatctttgtATTCACATTGTAAAACAGATGCAGTTACTTGTACCTTAGCGACACAGCTGGACACTTCATTCGCTACATACACAatctatgtattattatttcaacAATGGTCATATAGCATCGTCTGAGGTGACTGTAAGAGTCAAAATGTGAGAAAGAGCGCTCAGTACGGTGGGACGCTTTCCAGGTTCCAGTTCTAATCTACACTAAATCCAACGAGTGACGTCAGCGTCCTAAATACGAACGTCGCCCAGTGAACTACTTTGCGTCGCGGCGTAATAACAATACGTTAATCGTCACAGCACTGTGAAAAACAACCACGTAAGGAATTAAGGTTTTCTTTCTTActtattgatttattaatttttatttttttgtaactgttTTCCATTgggggggttcaatccccggccccgcctgtgtggagtttgcatgttctccccgtgcctgcgtggggtttctccgggcacttcggtttcctcccacatcccaaaaacatgcattcattggagactctaaattgcccgtaggcatgactgtgagtgcgaatggttgtttgtttctatgtgccctgcgattggctggcaaccagttcagggtgtaccccgcctcctgcccgatgacagctgggataggctccagcacgcccgcgaccctagtgaggagaagctgctcagaaaatggatggatggatatttaccaCTTGACTTTAATACGGCGTcagcgtaggttagtgataaaGACTACGATGTTTTACGTACAAAAAGTTACGTCGGTGTCGTGTGCTCGTAACACCGAATAAGTTTGCGTTGCGCACGATCCGCTTTCCAGTGTGCCATACACGCCAACCGCAGGAGTAAGGACaagcaattgtttttcatttcttttgtcGCTGTATTTCGTACTGTTACTTTATATTTGTGGCCTAGACGTGTTTCtcctacaaatatttactgcaattatgactttactataCACTACTACTACATTGCGCTACGTACAAAAAGTTGCATCGTGCTGCAGTAACAGAACTCGACGCAAGAATACAGTACGCCGTCCGAACCAATCACAGAAATGATTAAAGGTAAggaattattttcttttgagagtttttcattttattgttttatcgtATTATTCACACAGTTATTTAGTGTAATTATAACGTTACGACTGTGTTAGCGTAGGTTGGGGTTCGAGACTACCATGGATACGTAGAAAGGTTTCGTCGGCGTCGTAGGAAAGTTCCAACTAACTTTGCGTAGTGCACAAATACATACATGGTTCGTGACACTCGACCCAACCCTTATAGTTACGACGAGAAGTATTTAAGTAAGACTTTACTAAAGCGTCAACTTTTCATacatatatttactgtaatcatgaCTTTGCGCAGGTTACGGCGTGTTCGTACAAGTTACGCCGGTGTCGTAAGAGCGGACTCGGAATACGACGTCGCGTCGTGACCCAGGAACAACTTACGGCATACTCGCTTTCCGCCGTACGCCATTTTGGTTTGCCGTGCTTACACatacttgttttcttttgctttagTGACTTTCTAGCCTTCGTTATGGCGCCCAAGGGCAAAGCGGACTCTTCCAACGGCCGAGCTTCGAAAAAAAGGAAATCCATTACCATGGAGGTGAAGTTAGACATCGTGAAGCGATCGAAACGGGGAGAAACGCCGACGAACATCGGCCGCGTGCTCGACTTAAGCCGCTCCACTGTGGCGACTATCATTAAGGATCAAGATCGCATCCTGGAGCATGTGAAGGCATCTCCGCATATGAAATCCACCATAATAAGCAAGCAGAACAGCGGGCTAATGATGGAGATGGAGAGACTTCTGGTGCTTTGGCTGGAGGAGCAGCACCGGCGGCGTCTCCCCGTCAGCCTCGTGTTGATCCAACAGGAGGCGAAGCGCCTCTTCGAGACGTTGAAAAGTGAAAAAGGAGAAGGCAGTGAGGGGAAGTCGTTTGTGGCCAGCAGAGGTTGGTTTATGCGATTTAAAGCTCGCGCTAATTTGCATAACCTTAGAGTGGAAGGTGAAGCCGTCAGTAGCGCGAATGAAGCAGGGAAAGATTTCCCCACTGCCTTGGCGGAGATCATCAAGGAGGGGGTGAACAAGTGCTGTGCCCAACAAGTGTTGGGTGAGAGTTTGTTCTGGAAGCCGCCGGTAAACAccaaggtggaggaggaggaggaggaggaggaagcgagACAGGCTGTGGAGCAGGACGCAACAACCCCAGAGCCCAAGAGGTTCACATGCAAGAGCTTAGCGGCTGGTTTCTTGCTGATCGAGGAAGGCTTGGCGAAGTTTGAGGCCGAGGACCCCGACGCGGCCAGGTACGCCAGGATCTTCAAGGGGGTCACGGACCACCTGCGGTGTTACAAGGAGATTTGGGAGGAGGAAAAGAGGGTCTCCTTTCAGTCGAACCTCGAACGGTTCTTCAAGATGGTCGAGAGGCCGATACCGGATCCCGTACCGGATCCTGGGCCCTCGACGTCGACTGCTCCGTTACCACCTGCGGCCACTTCGTCTCCTTTGAAAAAGTAGAGAGGCCTGAAACGGATCCTGTATTCTCTACCTCATCTGCTTCATTCACTTCCCCCAGCATCTTCTCGACCACCTTTGACCTCTCCAGCATCCTCCTCGCCTCTCACCTCTCTCATACTCACAACACAAGCCTATCACAGGAGGAAAGGTAAGGAATTGTGTACTCGACAGAGCACACCACGCACATCAAGGCTCGAATTAAGCGGTCTCGCATCGCTATTTGCAAAtctaaattagcattttgtgcctcataaaacacattgaacCATAAAATTGAATTTAGTTTTGTAATAcaagaatattttattatagtgagccagagctgcaaggaatgcaaagttatcagtcCTTTCACAATCATTCCTATCATACTGCattatgtgtttttctttgctcATAAAGGACAAAAGCCCTGTttctgttttaattcctcatttaaaagaATTGAAGCAACAAGTCTTTCCTCATGTTTTTCAGATTTTAGGGTGGAAGCTGCaactggctactagtgtggactgaatgggttgCAA
The sequence above is a segment of the Phyllopteryx taeniolatus isolate TA_2022b chromosome 15, UOR_Ptae_1.2, whole genome shotgun sequence genome. Coding sequences within it:
- the LOC133489968 gene encoding tigger transposable element-derived protein 1-like, producing the protein MAPKGKADSSNGRASKKRKSITMEVKLDIVKRSKRGETPTNIGRVLDLSRSTVATIIKDQDRILEHVKASPHMKSTIISKQNSGLMMEMERLLVLWLEEQHRRRLPVSLVLIQQEAKRLFETLKSEKGEGSEGKSFVASRGWFMRFKARANLHNLRVEGEAVSSANEAGKDFPTALAEIIKEGVNKCCAQQVLGESLFWKPPVNTKVEEEEEEEEARQAVEQDATTPEPKRFTCKSLAAGFLLIEEGLAKFEAEDPDAARYARIFKGVTDHLRCYKEIWEEEKRVSFQSNLERFFKMVERPIPDPVPDPGPSTSTAPLPPAATSSPLKK